The Kordia sp. SMS9 genome window below encodes:
- the pdxA gene encoding 4-hydroxythreonine-4-phosphate dehydrogenase PdxA: MKKEEKIKVGISVGDLNGIGTEVILKTFKDIRMLELCTPVIFGSTKILSFQKKHFNIHTNLHGVPNAEKAQHGKINVVNIYKDPITIEYGKSTEEVGKFAIKSFVEATNALKEGTIDILVTAPINKHNVQSEEFTFPGHTDYLGENLEGDSLMLMVSDTLRVGLLTDHVAVKDVSAAITPELIEKKVNIIYNTLKQDFGISKPKIAVLGINPHVGDNGVIGVEDDEVLKPTLEKIKNEGKLVFGPYAADSFFASSNYKNFDAVLAAYHDQGLIPFKTLSFGQGVNFTAGLNKIRTSPDHGTAYEIAGKNKADYNSFKEAVFTGIQIFRNRNIYKEIAENPLKKQPSKI, from the coding sequence ATGAAGAAAGAGGAAAAAATAAAAGTTGGAATTTCAGTTGGTGACTTAAACGGTATCGGAACAGAGGTAATTTTAAAAACCTTCAAGGATATTAGGATGTTGGAATTATGTACGCCAGTGATCTTTGGGTCTACCAAAATTTTATCATTTCAAAAAAAGCATTTCAACATACATACGAACCTTCATGGTGTTCCCAATGCAGAAAAGGCACAACATGGAAAAATAAATGTGGTCAATATCTACAAAGATCCGATTACGATTGAATACGGGAAATCAACGGAAGAAGTAGGGAAGTTTGCTATAAAATCGTTTGTAGAAGCGACCAATGCGTTGAAAGAAGGTACGATTGATATTTTGGTCACTGCACCGATTAACAAACACAATGTGCAATCGGAAGAATTTACTTTTCCCGGACACACCGATTATTTGGGCGAAAACTTAGAAGGCGATAGTTTGATGTTGATGGTGAGTGATACACTTCGCGTAGGTTTGCTAACGGATCATGTGGCGGTAAAAGATGTTTCTGCAGCAATTACACCCGAACTGATTGAAAAGAAAGTAAACATTATATACAATACGCTAAAACAGGATTTTGGAATTTCGAAACCAAAAATTGCCGTATTGGGCATCAATCCGCATGTTGGTGACAATGGTGTTATTGGAGTAGAAGATGATGAAGTATTAAAACCTACCTTAGAAAAGATAAAAAACGAAGGCAAACTTGTGTTTGGGCCGTATGCAGCTGATAGTTTTTTCGCGTCGAGCAATTATAAAAACTTTGATGCGGTTTTAGCAGCATATCACGATCAAGGACTCATTCCGTTTAAAACCTTATCTTTTGGACAAGGTGTAAACTTTACGGCAGGACTCAATAAAATACGCACTTCACCCGATCATGGAACGGCGTACGAAATTGCAGGAAAAAACAAAGCAGATTACAACTCGTTCAAAGAAGCAGTATTCACTGGCATACAGATTTTTAGAAACAGAAATATATACAAAGAGATTGCCGAAAACCCTTTAAAAAAACAGCCAAGTAAGATATAA
- a CDS encoding riboflavin synthase, producing the protein MFTGIIEELGVITQLEREKENLHVTVQSSLTNELKIDQSVAHNGVCLTVVGRNLDENTYVVTAIQETLEKTNLGTWNIHDRVNLERAMKLGDRLDGHIVQGHVDQIATCTSVRESDGSWYYTFEYDPTLNNITIEKGSITINGTSLTVVNSERNSFSVAIIPYTYSHTTFQYLVVGSIVNLEFDVIGKYVARLQGLSK; encoded by the coding sequence ATGTTTACAGGGATTATTGAAGAATTAGGTGTGATTACACAGTTGGAGCGCGAAAAAGAAAACCTCCACGTGACGGTTCAGAGTAGCTTAACGAACGAATTAAAGATTGATCAAAGTGTAGCGCACAATGGTGTTTGCTTGACGGTTGTTGGTAGAAATCTCGATGAAAATACATACGTTGTCACAGCGATTCAAGAAACGTTAGAGAAAACAAATTTAGGAACTTGGAACATACATGATCGTGTGAATTTAGAGCGCGCTATGAAATTAGGCGATCGGTTAGATGGACATATTGTACAAGGTCATGTAGATCAAATTGCAACGTGTACTTCTGTTAGAGAAAGTGACGGAAGTTGGTATTACACCTTTGAATACGATCCTACACTAAACAATATTACCATTGAAAAAGGTTCTATTACAATAAATGGTACAAGTTTAACGGTTGTAAATTCAGAAAGAAATTCATTTTCGGTCGCTATAATTCCATACACATATAGCCACACTACGTTTCAATATTTGGTAGTAGGTTCTATTGTAAATTTGGAATTTGATGTTATAGGGAAATATGTTGCAAGACTTCAGGGGCTATCGAAGTAA